One segment of Enterococcus saigonensis DNA contains the following:
- a CDS encoding replication initiation protein, with the protein MPYLIDLKQNFTQYAISDIMELNSKYTLCCISGYPCTITNTSIIVLRAQRGASRSLRHPSISMQNYEL; encoded by the coding sequence ATGCCTTATTTGATTGACTTGAAGCAAAATTTTACCCAATATGCTATTAGTGACATTATGGAGTTAAACAGCAAGTACACATTGTGTTGTATAAGTGGTTATCCATGCACTATAACCAATACGAGCATTATAGTTCTAAGGGCGCAGAGAGGAGCAAGTCGAAGCCTACGCCATCCGTCTATTTCGATGCAAAATTACGAGCTATGA